The Anabaena sp. WA102 genome contains a region encoding:
- a CDS encoding rhodanese-like domain-containing protein, which produces MTNTSFDQPFSEITVEELAKRLENHEEPLQLIDVREPQEIAISRLDGFVNLPLSEYEQWNQQVPVRFDVHAETLVLCHHGMRSAQMCQWLVTQGFTNVKNITGGISAYSILVDPSVPQY; this is translated from the coding sequence ATGACAAATACATCATTTGATCAACCCTTTTCCGAAATTACTGTTGAGGAACTAGCCAAACGGCTTGAAAATCATGAAGAACCCCTTCAGTTAATAGATGTGCGTGAACCCCAGGAAATTGCCATATCACGGCTAGATGGTTTTGTCAATCTTCCTTTAAGTGAATATGAGCAATGGAATCAACAAGTCCCTGTTCGCTTTGATGTCCACGCAGAAACTCTGGTTCTCTGTCATCATGGTATGCGTTCCGCTCAGATGTGCCAGTGGTTAGTTACTCAAGGATTCACAAATGTTAAAAATATTACGGGTGGCATTTCCGCTTATTCGATTTTAGTTGATCCTTCTGTGCCGCAATATTAG
- the hrcA gene encoding heat-inducible transcriptional repressor HrcA produces MQVHLTNRQQNILYATVRHYITTAEPVGSKALIEGFDLGVSSATIRSVMGVLEKSGLLYQPHTSAGRIPSDSGYRIYVDQLIKPSETLAKEVETVLQKHLHWEDCSLEALLQGAAQILATLSGCITLITMPQPTTAKLRHLQLVQIESERIMLIVVTDSYETHSKVMDLFLHNPESKPEAEVIDHQLQIVSNFLNTHLRGQSLLEIGYLDWSKLDQEFRVYGELLKSSLVELTHRALAPTTTQIMVRGIGEVLRQPEFSQVQQVQTIMQLLEEEQDQLWHLICEEAEMHDMNKSKVTVRIGTENPLEPIRTCTLISAIYRRGSVPVGSVGVLGPTRLDYESAIAVVAAAADYLSEAFS; encoded by the coding sequence ATGCAAGTTCATCTGACTAATCGGCAACAGAATATACTTTATGCAACTGTACGTCATTATATTACCACAGCAGAGCCTGTTGGCTCTAAAGCTTTAATTGAAGGATTTGATTTAGGTGTTAGCTCGGCTACGATTCGCAGTGTGATGGGTGTTTTGGAAAAATCAGGGTTACTTTATCAACCACATACTTCTGCGGGTAGAATTCCTTCTGATTCTGGTTATCGTATTTACGTTGATCAATTAATTAAACCATCAGAAACTTTAGCAAAAGAGGTAGAAACCGTATTACAAAAACATCTGCATTGGGAAGATTGCAGTTTGGAGGCCTTATTACAAGGCGCTGCCCAAATTTTAGCAACATTGAGCGGCTGTATTACTTTAATTACTATGCCGCAACCCACAACCGCAAAGTTACGACATTTGCAACTGGTGCAAATTGAATCAGAGCGAATTATGTTAATTGTGGTGACAGATAGTTATGAAACCCATTCTAAGGTGATGGATTTATTTTTACATAATCCAGAAAGTAAACCAGAAGCGGAGGTAATTGATCATCAATTGCAGATTGTCTCTAACTTTTTGAATACTCATTTAAGAGGACAGAGTTTATTAGAAATAGGCTATCTTGATTGGAGTAAATTGGATCAGGAGTTTAGAGTTTATGGTGAATTATTAAAAAGTTCTTTGGTAGAATTGACTCATCGCGCTCTAGCACCAACAACTACACAAATTATGGTGCGGGGGATTGGAGAGGTTTTACGACAACCTGAGTTTTCTCAGGTACAGCAGGTACAGACAATTATGCAATTATTGGAAGAGGAACAAGACCAACTTTGGCATTTAATTTGTGAAGAAGCAGAAATGCACGATATGAATAAGTCTAAGGTAACAGTGCGAATTGGCACAGAAAATCCTCTTGAACCTATTCGGACTTGTACTTTGATTTCTGCTATTTATCGGCGGGGTTCTGTGCCAGTAGGAAGTGTGGGAGTTTTGGGTCCAACTAGGTTAGACTATGAGAGTGCGATCGCTGTAGTTGCAGCAGCAGCAGATTATCTCTCGGAAGCTTTTAGTTAA
- a CDS encoding inositol monophosphatase family protein, giving the protein MNDFWNTILDFAETTTTRVGKQLMQDFGKVQASQKSDGSLVTKSDKWADQEIRDAIVSTFSGYGILSEESDSEELLQAGQTFPNTEWCWVIDPLDGTTNFTRGIPIWSISLGLLYRGTPIFGYVYVPPLNQVFHGFWAGSSGLTTPTGAFLNNHPIHTSKDAPSKNHFFNLCSRSTDIIQPGFPCKIRMLGVASYNFLSVATGAVLGGIEATPKVWDIAGAWVIVQAAGGTWVSLNSESFPLSPGIDYSDRSFPTMVVSNSDIVPIFTPFLENVKF; this is encoded by the coding sequence ATGAATGATTTTTGGAATACGATTTTAGACTTTGCGGAAACTACTACTACTAGAGTAGGAAAACAATTAATGCAGGATTTTGGCAAAGTTCAAGCTTCACAAAAATCTGATGGTAGCTTAGTCACAAAATCTGATAAATGGGCAGATCAAGAAATTCGAGATGCGATTGTTTCTACCTTTTCCGGTTACGGCATTTTGAGCGAAGAAAGTGATAGTGAAGAGCTGCTGCAAGCAGGTCAAACTTTTCCGAATACAGAATGGTGTTGGGTTATTGATCCTTTGGATGGTACAACAAATTTTACCAGAGGAATTCCGATTTGGTCTATTTCCTTGGGCTTACTTTATCGTGGAACTCCCATTTTTGGTTATGTTTACGTACCACCATTAAATCAAGTCTTTCATGGATTTTGGGCGGGTTCATCGGGCTTAACAACGCCAACGGGAGCATTTTTAAATAATCATCCCATTCATACCAGTAAAGATGCTCCTAGCAAAAACCACTTTTTTAACCTTTGTTCTCGCAGTACCGACATTATTCAACCAGGTTTTCCCTGTAAAATTCGGATGTTAGGAGTTGCTAGTTATAATTTTCTTTCAGTCGCCACTGGTGCGGTTTTGGGAGGAATTGAAGCCACACCAAAGGTATGGGATATTGCAGGTGCTTGGGTAATTGTGCAAGCTGCGGGTGGGACGTGGGTATCGCTCAATTCTGAGTCTTTTCCATTATCGCCGGGAATAGATTATAGCGATCGCTCTTTTCCTACGATGGTTGTGAGTAATTCCGATATAGTTCCGATATTTACACCATTTCTAGAAAATGTAAAATTTTAA
- a CDS encoding MDR/zinc-dependent alcohol dehydrogenase-like family protein yields the protein MKGLWLENNQLELRTNIPIPEPPPGEALVRVLRAGICNTDLELIKGYYPYTGIIGHEFVGIVEQAPKQLINQRVVGEINAACGNCRFCRRGQPTHCENRTVLGIVNRNGAFAEYLSLPIENLHLVPENVSTAAATFTEPIAAALEIQQQIQISKDDRVLVVGDGKLGQLIAQTLALTGCELLVVGRHEDKLINLAGKGIKTGLADSLTDRYFDISVDCTGNPEGFNIARRALRPRGTLILKSTYAGNLSLDASSLVVDEITLIGSRCGPFVPALELLATGKVDVQYLIDSSYPLSQGLEAFEKAKTKGVLKVLLEMSS from the coding sequence ATGAAAGGACTTTGGTTAGAAAATAATCAACTAGAATTACGCACCAATATTCCTATCCCTGAACCACCACCAGGAGAGGCTTTGGTGCGGGTTTTGCGAGCAGGAATTTGTAATACTGACTTAGAATTAATTAAAGGTTATTACCCCTATACTGGCATTATCGGTCATGAATTTGTTGGTATTGTCGAACAAGCTCCCAAACAGTTAATTAATCAAAGAGTCGTTGGTGAAATTAACGCCGCTTGTGGTAATTGTCGTTTTTGTCGTCGCGGACAACCAACACATTGTGAAAATCGCACGGTTTTAGGAATTGTTAACCGTAATGGTGCATTTGCAGAATATCTATCTCTACCTATTGAGAATTTGCATCTTGTCCCCGAAAATGTATCTACAGCAGCAGCAACTTTTACTGAACCCATAGCCGCAGCATTGGAAATTCAACAACAAATACAAATATCTAAGGATGACCGAGTATTAGTGGTTGGAGATGGTAAGCTAGGACAACTAATAGCCCAAACTTTAGCCTTAACTGGTTGTGAATTATTGGTAGTCGGAAGACACGAAGACAAATTAATAAATTTAGCAGGAAAAGGAATTAAAACAGGTTTAGCTGATAGTCTCACCGATAGATATTTTGATATCTCCGTTGATTGTACCGGAAATCCTGAAGGCTTTAATATTGCTCGTCGGGCTTTACGTCCTCGTGGGACATTAATCTTAAAAAGCACTTATGCGGGAAATCTTAGTTTAGATGCTTCCTCGTTAGTAGTAGATGAAATTACCCTGATTGGTTCTCGTTGTGGTCCCTTTGTTCCGGCGTTAGAATTGTTGGCGACGGGAAAGGTAGATGTCCAATATTTAATTGATAGTTCTTATCCTCTTTCTCAAGGTTTAGAAGCTTTTGAAAAAGCCAAAACTAAGGGGGTTTTAAAAGTGTTACTGGAAATGAGTTCTTAA
- a CDS encoding potassium channel family protein, with amino-acid sequence MKPRIIVCGLGRTGYKIFRLLRQQGALVVGIHRKPVSGEPAANIIVGELHAASTLQAAGITEAHTLVIATSDDALNLSIMMQARVLNPQIRIINRFYNTNLGERLDQTLSNHLSMSVVGLAAPVFTFAALGNKAIGQIKLLEQIWPIQEEYIHENHPWKGRKISDLWEDPTRMLIYYVAVEGKLNLVSAVLLEQQLRVGDRLIIGTQPRIRPQRKSLVRKLVKVFANIREFQKHAQSVVGMAIALFVIILISTFTYFASKHSISFIDALYFAVGMITGAGGNDKVVENAPDSIKLFTIVIMLIGAAVIGIWYAMLTDFILGSRLKQFLDAARIPQHHHYIVCGLSGIGIRIVQQLHLSGHEVVVIETDANNRYVTTARGMSIPVILADASFRATLQASNINTATAVLAVTNNDATNLEIALKAKSLAPKIPVIVNYADPDFAGIAQQVFDFEAVFSPAELAAPAFAAAALGGRIIGNGIIADNLWVAFATTITPIHPFCDEWVKDVAKFADFVPLYVEINHETVQGWDLLETILAPGDVLYLTMPANRLNQLWREEGKGIGV; translated from the coding sequence ATGAAACCTCGAATTATTGTTTGTGGCTTAGGACGTACCGGATATAAAATCTTTCGCTTACTCAGACAACAGGGGGCTTTGGTGGTAGGTATTCATCGCAAACCTGTTTCTGGTGAACCTGCTGCTAATATAATTGTTGGTGAGTTACACGCAGCTTCTACTTTACAAGCGGCAGGAATTACAGAAGCACATACTTTGGTAATTGCAACTTCTGATGATGCTTTGAATTTATCAATTATGATGCAAGCACGGGTTCTTAATCCCCAAATTCGGATTATTAATCGGTTTTATAATACGAATTTAGGTGAACGTCTTGATCAAACTCTGTCGAATCATTTAAGTATGAGTGTTGTGGGTTTGGCAGCACCTGTATTTACCTTTGCGGCTTTGGGGAATAAGGCTATTGGTCAAATTAAGTTACTTGAGCAAATTTGGCCAATTCAAGAGGAATATATCCACGAAAATCATCCCTGGAAAGGCAGAAAAATTAGTGATTTATGGGAAGATCCCACAAGGATGCTGATTTATTATGTGGCTGTGGAAGGAAAGCTAAATTTAGTATCTGCGGTGCTGTTGGAACAACAATTAAGAGTAGGCGATCGCTTAATTATTGGTACTCAACCTCGCATTCGTCCCCAACGTAAGTCATTAGTCAGAAAATTAGTTAAAGTTTTTGCCAATATTCGGGAGTTTCAGAAACACGCCCAATCAGTTGTGGGTATGGCAATTGCTTTATTCGTAATTATTTTAATATCCACTTTTACCTATTTTGCTAGTAAACATAGTATCTCTTTTATTGATGCTTTATATTTTGCTGTTGGCATGATTACGGGGGCTGGTGGTAATGATAAGGTTGTCGAAAATGCACCAGACAGCATTAAGTTATTTACTATTGTGATTATGCTAATTGGGGCTGCGGTAATTGGGATTTGGTACGCGATGCTGACGGATTTTATCCTGGGTAGTCGCTTAAAACAATTTTTGGATGCGGCAAGAATTCCTCAACATCATCATTATATTGTTTGTGGTTTAAGTGGTATTGGCATTAGAATTGTTCAACAATTGCACCTGAGTGGACATGAGGTAGTAGTTATTGAAACGGATGCTAATAATAGATATGTGACTACTGCTAGAGGAATGAGTATTCCGGTTATTCTTGCTGATGCGAGTTTTCGGGCTACTTTACAAGCAAGTAATATTAACACTGCTACCGCAGTTTTAGCTGTTACTAATAATGATGCGACTAATTTGGAAATTGCCCTCAAGGCTAAGTCTTTAGCGCCAAAGATTCCTGTAATTGTCAACTATGCTGATCCTGATTTTGCTGGTATAGCACAACAGGTATTTGATTTTGAGGCTGTATTTAGTCCTGCTGAACTCGCTGCTCCTGCTTTTGCTGCGGCTGCTCTCGGTGGTAGGATTATTGGTAATGGGATTATTGCTGATAATTTATGGGTAGCTTTTGCAACCACTATTACACCGATACACCCTTTTTGTGATGAGTGGGTGAAGGATGTGGCTAAGTTTGCGGATTTTGTGCCTTTGTATGTGGAAATCAACCATGAAACTGTACAAGGCTGGGATTTGCTAGAAACAATTCTTGCTCCCGGAGATGTGCTGTATTTAACTATGCCCGCTAATAGGTTAAATCAGTTATGGCGAGAAGAAGGAAAGGGGATCGGGGTTTAG
- the pgl gene encoding 6-phosphogluconolactonase, giving the protein MNKTVEVHSSVSALVQRALELILSKAETAIGERGQFTIALSGGSTPKPLYEAIANQKLPWDKIHVFWGDERYVPADHPDSNELMARRAWLDQVALPKANIHAIPTLSANPEVDAAKYNQHLQTFFNSASGEFPALDVVLLGMGDDAHTASLFPYTEALKVSDRLVTVGNKDDNLRITFTYPFINAARSVIFMAAGANKRPALAQVFAPVADDFAYPSRLIRPQGELYWLLDAAAGLEL; this is encoded by the coding sequence ATGAACAAAACTGTTGAAGTCCATTCCAGTGTATCGGCACTCGTTCAACGGGCGCTAGAATTGATACTGTCGAAAGCGGAAACTGCTATTGGCGAACGGGGGCAATTTACAATTGCTTTGTCAGGGGGTAGTACACCAAAACCTTTGTATGAGGCGATAGCTAATCAAAAGTTGCCCTGGGATAAAATTCATGTATTCTGGGGAGATGAGCGTTATGTACCAGCAGATCATCCTGATAGTAATGAACTGATGGCGAGACGTGCATGGTTAGATCAGGTGGCACTTCCCAAGGCGAATATTCATGCTATCCCTACTTTATCTGCTAACCCAGAGGTAGATGCAGCTAAGTATAACCAGCATCTGCAAACATTTTTTAATTCGGCATCGGGAGAGTTCCCAGCATTGGATGTAGTTTTACTGGGAATGGGTGATGATGCCCATACTGCATCTTTGTTTCCCTACACGGAAGCTCTCAAGGTGAGCGATCGCCTAGTTACTGTTGGTAATAAAGATGATAATCTCCGCATCACTTTTACTTACCCATTTATTAACGCGGCTCGCAGTGTGATTTTTATGGCTGCTGGTGCTAATAAAAGACCGGCTTTAGCCCAAGTTTTTGCACCGGTAGCGGATGATTTCGCCTATCCATCACGGTTAATTCGTCCCCAAGGAGAACTCTACTGGTTGCTAGACGCAGCGGCTGGTTTGGAACTCTAG
- a CDS encoding FHA domain-containing protein — MIVCPNCNHPNPDGAVQCEACYTPLPATASCPNCGATVQSDAAFCGQCGYNLHFGATLAVASTGAVNPVPAPVVAPDLMMQLLQPDVLEVAPRSNPTVSAPVAPEPEVYIPPVLTPTPAPMAVVQEQAVYVPSVPAPVAPEPEVYIPPVLTPPPAPVAPEPEVYIPSVLTPEPVAMDTVPGSEPYIPPAYVPQIDPISIPEVAPVAPSGKVANTQLQQIVARLFHVQANQEIELPQNLSVVHIGKPNDRVPPDIDVSGFPNSEIVSRIHADIRIEGDACYIEDAGSSNGTYINNLPLLPGNRHRLRPGDRISLGKGDLVTFLFQLS; from the coding sequence ATGATCGTCTGCCCTAATTGCAATCATCCTAACCCAGACGGCGCTGTTCAATGTGAAGCTTGCTATACGCCGTTACCAGCTACAGCTAGTTGTCCTAATTGTGGAGCAACTGTACAGTCAGATGCCGCTTTCTGTGGTCAGTGCGGTTACAATCTCCATTTTGGCGCTACTCTTGCAGTCGCCTCAACTGGTGCTGTTAATCCTGTGCCAGCACCAGTGGTCGCTCCTGACTTAATGATGCAACTGCTACAGCCTGATGTGTTGGAAGTTGCGCCCCGATCTAATCCGACCGTATCTGCACCTGTAGCACCTGAACCAGAAGTTTATATTCCGCCTGTACTGACTCCTACACCTGCACCTATGGCTGTAGTTCAGGAACAAGCTGTTTATGTTCCTTCTGTACCTGCACCTGTAGCACCTGAACCAGAAGTTTATATTCCGCCTGTATTGACTCCTCCACCTGCACCTGTAGCACCTGAACCGGAAGTTTATATTCCGTCTGTATTGACTCCTGAACCTGTGGCTATGGATACAGTACCAGGATCTGAGCCTTATATTCCCCCTGCTTATGTACCCCAGATAGATCCTATATCTATTCCTGAAGTTGCTCCAGTCGCACCATCAGGAAAGGTGGCAAATACTCAATTACAACAGATAGTAGCGCGATTATTCCATGTTCAAGCTAATCAGGAAATAGAATTACCACAAAATCTCTCGGTTGTGCATATTGGTAAGCCTAATGATCGTGTTCCTCCAGATATAGATGTTTCGGGATTCCCAAATTCGGAGATTGTTTCGCGGATTCATGCAGATATTCGGATTGAGGGAGATGCTTGTTATATAGAGGATGCAGGTAGTTCTAATGGTACTTACATTAATAACTTACCTCTGTTACCTGGTAACAGACATCGCCTCCGTCCAGGCGATCGCATTAGCTTGGGTAAGGGAGATTTAGTTACTTTCTTGTTTCAACTTTCTTAG
- the argB gene encoding acetylglutamate kinase: MINDTEYIRQAEANRVEILSEALPYIQQFAGRTVVVKYGGAAMKDSSLKDKVIRDVVFLSCVGLRPILVHGGGPEINSWLGKLGIEAQFKNGLRVTDAPTMDVVEMVLVGRVNKEIVALINQAGGMAVGLCGKDGNLITARPQGDEGIGFVGEVSNVNIKILETLASNGYIPVVSSVAADETGQAYNINADTVAGEIAAALGAEKLILLTDTRGILRDYKDPSTLIPKVDIREARQLIADGIVSGGMIPKVNCCVRSLAQGVKASHIIDGRIPHALLLEVFTDVGIGTMILGSHQSRQ; the protein is encoded by the coding sequence ATGATTAATGATACAGAATATATCAGGCAAGCTGAAGCTAATCGCGTAGAAATTCTCAGCGAAGCACTACCTTACATTCAACAATTCGCTGGTCGTACCGTTGTGGTTAAATACGGTGGCGCAGCGATGAAGGATAGCTCCCTTAAGGATAAAGTGATCCGTGATGTGGTGTTTTTATCTTGCGTCGGCTTGCGACCTATTTTAGTGCATGGTGGTGGACCAGAAATTAATAGTTGGTTAGGTAAATTAGGAATTGAAGCACAGTTTAAAAATGGTTTGCGCGTAACTGATGCACCAACGATGGATGTGGTAGAAATGGTGTTGGTTGGGCGGGTGAATAAGGAAATTGTGGCTTTGATTAACCAAGCTGGGGGAATGGCTGTAGGACTTTGCGGTAAGGATGGTAACTTAATTACGGCTCGTCCTCAAGGTGATGAAGGGATTGGCTTTGTGGGGGAAGTGAGTAATGTCAATATCAAAATTTTAGAAACACTTGCGAGTAATGGCTATATTCCGGTGGTTTCCAGCGTGGCGGCGGATGAAACTGGACAGGCTTATAATATTAATGCGGATACGGTAGCGGGGGAAATAGCCGCTGCTTTGGGGGCGGAAAAGCTAATTTTGCTGACTGATACGAGAGGAATTTTAAGAGATTATAAAGACCCTTCTACCTTAATTCCCAAGGTGGATATTCGGGAGGCGCGACAATTAATTGCTGATGGTATAGTCAGTGGGGGGATGATTCCGAAAGTGAATTGTTGTGTGCGATCGCTTGCCCAAGGAGTCAAAGCTTCACATATAATTGATGGACGCATTCCTCATGCCTTATTGTTAGAAGTATTTACAGATGTGGGGATTGGAACAATGATTCTGGGTTCTCATCAGTCGAGACAATAA
- a CDS encoding tetratricopeptide repeat protein: MTTENLELAKSCFQIGTTAFENGQYRESVESLEKASTLLGKNTRFAGEVEIWLVNAYEAAGRSEEAINLCQQLSRHPHYEIRQQAKRLVYILKAPKLNRPKEWMTEIPDFGIVSDNKSKILVTSQSQKSTSKPKPVEREYIDLSTVNTKDNNFVWVGLISVGLTIFYLVWLSF; the protein is encoded by the coding sequence ATGACTACAGAAAATTTAGAACTCGCTAAATCGTGTTTCCAAATTGGGACAACTGCTTTTGAAAATGGTCAATATCGAGAATCTGTGGAAAGTTTAGAAAAAGCCAGCACTCTATTAGGAAAAAATACCCGGTTTGCTGGTGAAGTAGAAATTTGGTTGGTGAATGCTTATGAAGCTGCGGGACGTTCCGAAGAAGCAATAAATCTTTGTCAACAACTCAGCCGTCATCCCCATTATGAAATTCGTCAACAAGCAAAACGCCTAGTTTATATTTTAAAAGCACCCAAACTGAACAGACCAAAAGAGTGGATGACAGAAATTCCCGATTTTGGTATAGTTTCTGATAACAAATCCAAAATACTTGTTACTTCCCAATCTCAAAAATCTACATCTAAACCAAAACCTGTAGAACGAGAATACATTGACTTGAGTACAGTTAATACTAAAGACAATAATTTTGTTTGGGTAGGTTTAATTTCTGTAGGTTTGACAATTTTCTATTTAGTTTGGTTAAGTTTTTAG
- a CDS encoding DUF3153 domain-containing protein, whose protein sequence is MKSVFFSINKIRKITKIKPIVLMVILSSLLLSGCVKYDLGVNFNSTNNGELVQHIQLSEKITIFSGDYLSEWLKTLENRARTLAGSTERVSASEIIVKIPFTSAKELQEKFTGFFNTRTSEDRDGSELANITSTLVAEDRNFFLFSRNHLVYDLDLRSLAMLTTKGDSSLVNLDFSLQTPWGIKNIENDENAIQPEKHGNQLIWKLKAGDINHVEVVFWLPNFLGIGTLLIIGFVWLGLYLRYTLLPSPGIQLTAEEL, encoded by the coding sequence ATGAAATCTGTATTTTTTTCTATTAACAAAATTAGAAAAATTACTAAAATCAAACCAATTGTCTTGATGGTAATCCTTTCTTCATTACTATTATCAGGTTGTGTGAAGTATGATTTAGGAGTGAATTTTAATAGCACAAATAATGGTGAATTAGTACAGCATATTCAGTTATCAGAAAAAATTACTATTTTTAGTGGTGATTATCTCTCTGAATGGTTAAAAACTTTAGAAAATCGAGCGCGAACATTAGCAGGTTCAACAGAAAGAGTTTCCGCATCAGAAATTATTGTCAAAATTCCCTTTACCAGTGCGAAGGAATTACAAGAAAAATTTACTGGCTTTTTCAATACTCGCACATCTGAAGATCGTGATGGTTCGGAACTGGCAAATATTACCTCTACTTTAGTTGCAGAAGATAGGAATTTTTTCCTATTCTCCAGAAATCATTTAGTTTATGATTTAGATTTACGTTCTTTGGCTATGCTGACGACTAAAGGTGATAGTTCTCTTGTCAATCTGGACTTTAGCTTACAAACACCTTGGGGAATCAAGAATATTGAAAATGATGAAAATGCTATCCAACCAGAAAAGCATGGTAATCAACTAATATGGAAGCTTAAAGCAGGGGATATAAATCATGTAGAGGTAGTATTTTGGTTGCCGAATTTTCTGGGAATTGGGACTTTGTTGATTATCGGTTTTGTGTGGTTGGGATTATATCTGAGATATACGTTATTACCAAGTCCGGGTATTCAGTTAACAGCGGAAGAATTGTAA
- a CDS encoding ATP-binding protein has product MSNGLKQLTSAEIEQRINHQKLFGIDDLFEYLFKFCKICLTADESQIDDFSHYDLTPSVLLYGVPNTGKTTLCYSLFYKLKQEVTNEINFYSLDVGRMLDPSLGQSSRNLEDIFDDLKSKCKNGSSVFLLLDELDTFCMSRSRTQEHDAIRRAMTTFMLELDQLHPSKDNKLLIFGITNVPELIDTAVFRRFSLKKEMQPKLDLYSFEKYLKDLGSTIKYFPSVEIINKLYNFYQERNLTAGDVKTFYKEIYIDYLCQRMEESLIQKKVLELFEKGFSTWEHLLTAKKELLR; this is encoded by the coding sequence ATGAGTAACGGATTAAAGCAATTAACATCTGCCGAAATTGAACAAAGAATAAATCATCAGAAACTCTTTGGAATAGATGATTTATTTGAGTATCTTTTTAAATTTTGTAAAATATGTTTAACAGCAGATGAAAGTCAAATTGACGATTTTAGTCATTATGATTTAACTCCATCAGTATTGCTTTATGGTGTTCCTAATACTGGTAAAACAACACTATGTTATTCATTGTTTTATAAATTAAAACAAGAAGTTACCAATGAAATTAACTTCTATTCTCTTGATGTAGGGAGAATGCTTGATCCATCTTTAGGTCAATCTTCGCGTAATTTGGAGGATATTTTTGATGATCTAAAAAGTAAATGCAAAAATGGTTCTTCTGTATTTTTGTTATTAGATGAGTTAGACACTTTCTGTATGAGTAGAAGTAGAACTCAAGAACATGATGCTATTAGAAGGGCTATGACAACATTCATGCTTGAATTAGACCAACTTCATCCTAGTAAAGATAACAAACTTTTGATCTTTGGAATTACCAATGTTCCAGAGTTAATTGATACCGCAGTTTTCAGAAGATTCTCTTTAAAAAAAGAGATGCAACCTAAATTAGATTTATATTCTTTTGAAAAATATCTAAAGGATTTAGGTAGTACAATTAAATATTTTCCTTCTGTAGAAATTATAAATAAACTATATAATTTTTATCAAGAAAGAAATTTAACTGCGGGAGATGTAAAGACTTTTTACAAGGAAATTTACATTGATTATTTATGTCAGAGAATGGAAGAAAGTTTGATTCAAAAAAAAGTTTTAGAACTTTTTGAAAAAGGTTTTTCAACTTGGGAACATCTTTTAACAGCAAAAAAGGAATTGCTTAGATAA